The genomic stretch ACTTAATGACGGTATAATTCTTGCTGCCGAAAGAAGGCTTAGTTATGGCAGTTTCGTACTTAGTAGATCAGCTAAAAAAGTTTTTAAAATAGGAAGATTCGGCATAGCTGGAGCTGGTATCATGGGTGATATTCAAACATTAACACGTTTAATGAATGTTGAGATAAAGTATTATGAAATGTATAATAATAAGCCTATATCAGTAAAGGCGGCAGCTAAGTTATTATCAGTTATACTATACCAATATAAGTGGACTCCCTTTATCTCGGAATTATTATTTGGTGGTGTAGACGATGAAGGTCCCAAACTATTTGTTTTAGATCCTATAGGTTCATTAATTGAAGATAATTATGCTGCTGTTGGTTCTGGTGCTAGAGTAGCAATAGGAGTTTTAGAAAGTGAGTATGATCCAAGCATGAGTTTAGATAAAGGAAAAGAAATTGTTCTAAAAGCACTAAAAGCTGCAATAGAAAGAGATGTGACCTCAGGTGACGGAATAGACATATTAACAATAAAAAGGGATAATGCATCAAGCGAGGATTTTATAAAGATTTTTTAACACAAAAATAGATATGGTCCATCATCTTAAATAGATTATTACCTATTAATCCTTTTTCGCTATAGATTTTTACAATCAATCCAAACAGAGATATTTGATCCAATATTTTGTTGCTTTCTGGTTTTTCATAAAAAAGATATCCATGTGCGCAAAAATCATTAGAAGTATAAACTGGTTTTTCTCTAGATATAATCATAGATACATTTTCTTCCTGTTTAAAGATATTAATACTCTCTAATATATCAAATTCTACTTGATACATTCCACAATCCATTTTGATTATAATAAGTCCCTTTAAACTACCCTTATCTATTGAGGTTATTTTACATGAAGTCTCGATTTTACCTTCAACTTGAACTGACATATCCTTTATAATAGTTTAATCTTAAATAATATTAACTATTATTCATTTTGATGAGTAGTAGAAGAGTTGCAACGGAACTAAATTCCCTTTTAGATAAAGCAATTGTTGTAAGGCTTATTAATAATAAAATCTACTATGGTAATTTATCTTCATATGAGCTATCACCATTTATTTTAACACTAACAAACGCAAAAGATAATGATAATAATACTTATTATAAAGTTATTTTAAATGGAAATTCTATAACTGAAATTCTAGTCAAATCTTCGCCTATATTTGATCCGAAAGAATTTGCAGATTTAGTAACGAAAGAGCTTAATCTACGTGCAGGAGATGTAAAAGTCTATGAGGAGGCGGGGGTCTTGGTAATACTTGATAGAATAAAAGTTTCTGAAAATGGAGTAGAAGGAAGCGGACCTATGGCACAAAGAATTTACGACTTATATAATGATTATATAAATAAAAAGAAGAAAGGATCTTAAAAATGGTAGGAGAATTTGAAATAAAAGATGAGGATTTAGCTGGTAGAATAGGAATCGTAGAGACAAAAAGTGGAAAACTAGAAACGCCAGTATTCTTTCCAGTGATTAATCCTTTTAAATCTGAAATTTCAATAAAAGATATAGAAAATTTAGGATTCAAGAATTTAATTACAAATGCATATTTAATAAAAAGGATAACTAATACTAAAATTCAAGATATTCACAACTTTTTACAATTTAATGGTGTAATAATGACTGATTCTGGAGCTTATCAGATACTTCAATACGGAAACATAGAAGTTACAAATAGAGAGATAGTTGAGTACGAGAGGGATATAAATACAGATATAGCAGTCTATTTAGATCTTCCTACTGGGGATACAAATATCAGAGATGAGGCTATTAACAGTGTAAAAATCACGTTAGAGAGAGCTAAAGAAATTGAGGATGTAGTCAAAAATGATTCAGAAAGGATTTGGGTACATCCCATTCAAGGTGGAAGATTTTTAGATCTTGTCGAATATTCAGCGATAGAGGCTGATAAAAACGAGGCATTTAAAATGCTGGCATTAGGAAGTCCTACAGTAGTAATGGAAAAGTACGACTATTCCTTATTAATTGATATGATATTTATAGCAAAAAGTAATGTAAGTAGAGGCAAACCTTTTCATCTTTTTGGTGGCGGTCTTCCTCATATAATGCCTATTGTTATAGCATTAGGTGTAGATTCTTTTGATTCTGCTTCATATATACTTTATGCTAGGGATAATAGGTATATAACGAGAAGTAGAGTATATAGACTAGAAGAGTTAGAATATTTTCCATGCTCATGCCCAGTCTGCTTAAAGTATACACCCCAAGAGCTACTAGAGTTACCAAAAGAAGAAAGAACAAAACTTTTGGCTCTTCATAATCTTTATGTAATTAGGGAAGAACTTAATGCTATAAAACAAGCTATTAGAGAAGGAAGATTATTTGAGTATATTCAAGAAAAAGCTTACTCCCATCCAGCAGTGTATTCTGCTTTTAAAAAATTATTAAAATATAAAGATTATTTAGAAAAATATGATCCAAGAGTAAAAGGGAATATTAGAGGAATTTTCTTGTTTGATCTTAAGTCTTTAAATAGACCAGAAATTGTTAGACATTATAATTTCTTAGATAAGATTAATAAGAATAGCGATAAAGCTATTATAATCTGTGAAAAAAAGGAAAATATATTAAAAAAAGTGAAAAATGATGAGGATGTAGACATATATCTTTTCGATCCTTTTTATGGTTTAATACCGATAAACTTAATAGAAGTTTATCCATACTTTCAAACTGAGTATCCAGAGGAAATAGATGAAGATGTTTTACGTTACATAAAAAATAAAATAGTCGAATTTATAAAGTCCAAAGGATATACAAAAATTGATTTCATAGGATGTGACAAATATTTATCACATATAGACTCTATTAGAGCCTTCTTTAGTTAATTCTTTTTGAACTAACTCTAATTGCCTCTGTAATTCCTCTTCAATCTTTCTTGCATCTTCATATAGTTCTGATACATCAACCTTTAATCCATATAATTTGTTAATTTCCTCTAATGCGATGGCTGCAGCTGCAGGATCTATTCTTTCTCTATCTGCATAAGGTAATAATACTGTAGCTGGAAGATCCTCAATTTCAGCATATATAGTAAATAAAGCTAAGGGTCCAATAATTAGTAGCTGTTTTTCCATTAGTGGATAAGGGAGAGCAATTTTACTAGCAGAAGTCTTTAACCATCTTAAGTTACTACTATCATTTTTGTATCTTTTATCTAGTCCCCCTATTAGTAATATATCTGAAACTTGTATATTTTTTAACCATTTTATTATTTTTGCCGAGAAAATGTTCATTTCTCTTTGTAGTGGTAATAAATGGCTTAACAGCACTAAGATGTTATTATTATTATCATAAAATAATTCAAAAGGTGTTGCTAGTCCGTATTCATCAATAAATGTAACATCTCTTAAATATTTAGTTAAAATGAAGCCTATTCTTTTCATTCCTAACTTTAGAACTAAATATCTAGTAGCTATATAACCTACTTCACCTAATGTTCTGAATCCGGTAATAAACTTAGCACCTTTTAGTTCATCTTCACTAATCCCCTTTAGAATTATCTTGATCGACATTTTTTATTCCTCTCTTTACAATTACAGCTAATCCCCTTTTATATTGTTTTACTTCCTCACCAGAGACTCTTGCTCTTCCTACAGCTAACAAGTTATCTTGTTCATCAACAACTAAGACTTCATCACCAGCTCTAATATTGGGATCAGAGTTTATGACGAACTTACAAAAAGCATTTCTTCCTTCTCTAATAAAGCTAGCTACCTCATTCTTAATAATGAACCTGAAAGAAGGAGGAGAAGTACAATTCTTAATTATTCTCCCACTTATTTCTGTAATAGAGAAAAGATTATCTTGTGCTCTTAATACTAGGAATAATCTTTTATCTTCTGTAAGAATATTTCTTATTCTATTAGTAGTTAGTGATCTCTGTATAAAAAATGTAGAATCTTCTGGAAATAAGCAAGAAGCTACTTTTGAAGAAAACTGATATATTGCAATATAACGCAAATAACCTATTTCATTTTTTTGGGCTTTTAAAGGTTTAGTTAAGTTAAACATACTTTTCTGTTCTGTCACTATTTTTAGCTTTATTATTTTTAGCTTTAGTTTTTTCTATAGCTGTAATTAAATCAGTCATATTAACATACTTTCTTCCATTTCTAATTGCAATATACCCTGCTTCCGTACACACATTTTTAATCTCAGCACCAGTAAATCCTTCAGTCATGCTAGCTAGTATATCATATCTAATATCGCCATCTGTTTTCATTTTTTGCAAATAGATTCTAAATATTTCCTTTCTTCCCTCAAAATTCGGTAAAGGTACCTCGATTAATCTATCAAATCTGCCTGGTCTCAGTAGTGCTGGATCAAGAATGTCTAACCTGTTTGTTGCAGCAATAATTTTAACATTATCTAAGGGTTTAAATCCATCTATCTCAGCTAATAATTGCATTAAAGTCCTTTGTATTTCCCTCTCTCCGCTAGTTCCCATATCCACTCTTTTAGCACCAATCGCATCTATTTCATCTATAAATACTATTGATGGAGCTTTTCTTCTTGCCAATTCAAAGACTTCTCTAACTATCCTAGCGCCTTCCCCCACAAATTTTTGTGCAAATTCGGAGGCAACGACTTGAATAAATGTTGCATTACTTTCTGTTGCCACGGCTTTTGCTAGTAAAGTTTTACCAGTACCTGGAGGACCATAGAGTAATACTCCTTTAGGTGGATCTATTCCTATTTCCTTAAATAATTCTGGGTTTTTTAAAGGTAATTCTATAACTTCTCTTATTTCGTTTATTTGTTCATTCAATCCTCCTATGTCAGAATAATGAACATTAGGTTTTTCTACAATTTCAAACGACTTTACGTATACATCTTCTCTATCTGGTAGTATTTCAACTATAGTAGATCCTCTTTGATTTAAGGCTACTAGAGAGCCAGGTTTAAGCTTTTTAATATCAACATTAGAGGAAACATTTACTATTAAATTAGGTCCAGAAGAACTTCTAACTATTACTTTCCCGTCTGGTAACATGTCTAGTACAATTGCTTCAATATATGGAGGAGCTAATAGTTTCTCAAGTTCACCTTTATACCAATTTAAATCTTGACGTAGTTTCTCAAGTTCTTTAGTCAGAGATTCTATTTTTTCTTCAAGTAATCTTACTATTGGATCATCACTATTATAATGTTTGGCTCTGTAACTGTCTAATTCGTCAGACAATTTACCCCAATAATATCTTTGTATAATTAAACCTAAAAACGTTTAAGAGTAGTAATAAAGAATATATAGTATGCAAAGCTCAGCTCAAAAATACTGTGAAATGTGTGGTGCTCCTATAAAAGGAAGTGGTATTACAGTTGCATATGAAGGGAGTATTATTACTATATGCCCGTCTTGTTATAATAAAATTAAAAAATCTGCAAAAATAGTTAATGAGAAAGAATTAAAGAAAAAAAAGGAGAAGAAAAAAATAAAAGCATCGGCACCAAAATTATCTACTGAAGTGGAATTAGAAATAGTAGATGATTATTACAAGTTAATTAAAGAAGCTAGAGAAAGACATGGGCTTTCTCAACAACAGTTAGCTCAGCAATTAAAAGTGTCAGAAAATGTAATAAAAAGATTCGAAAGCGGTAAATTAAAACCAACAATACAACAAGCTAAACAATTAGAAAAAATCTTAGGAATCAAACTACTAGTACCAGTTGAGTCAGAAGAGGAAGGAGAGGAAAAAGATTTTGAGTTAACACTGGGTGATGTAGCAAACATCAGAGAGGGAAAGAAGTGAAAGCAATACTCTTTACGGCAGATGAGTACAAAGATGAAGCTTTATCATTAGCAGAAACAGCATTTTATGAAATAACAAAAATTTATAAAATACCAAAAAAACCAAACCCAAATTTTTATATTCAAAAAGATAAAATAGAGGAAATTAAAGAACTAAATGATATAGATGCCGTTATAATTTTTGATTTATTAAAATCAAGGCATTTTATAAATCTTAATAAAGAATTTTTAGGAAAGAAAATATTAGATAAAGTTCTACTTCTTCTAGAAATATTCGCGCTTCATGCAGGATCTAAAGAGGCAAAATTACAAATAGAATTAGCTAAGTTAAGGTATGAATTACCTATCCTTAAAGATATGTATAAAAAGGCTAAAATTACTGAACAGCAAGGTCCTTTAGGTGCCGGTGTATACGGAGTAGAATCTACAATTAGACTTTATCAGAGAAGAATAGTAAAAATAAGAAAGGAGCTAGAAGAAATGAAGAAAGCTAAAGAAGATCAAGTAAGAAGAGTTAATTTCAATAGTGTAGCAATCGTAGGTTATACTAATGCTGGTAAAACTACTATTTTTAATTGCCTGACTGGATTAAATCAAAAAGTAGATTCTTCAATGTTTACAACTACGTCACCTAAAAGATACGCAATACCAATAGATGGAAAGAAAATAATGCTTGTAGATACTGTAGGTTTTATTAGGGGTATTCCACCCCAAATAATTGAGGCTTTCTTCGTTACTTTATCAGAGGCAAAATATGCTAATGCTCTATTACTAGTATTAGATTCTTCTTTGTCAAGTACTTTACTAGTTGAAATGTTACAAAGCTCTCTTGAAATATTACGTGAATTAGGAATATCTGGGAAGCCTATGATTATAACGTTAAATAAAATTGATAAAAATAATAAAGAGAAAGAAGTAGAGGAGAAAGTAAGTTTAGTAAAAGAATTAGCAAACTCGCTCTACACTCCAATAATAGATGTAATTCCAGTATCAGCGTTAAAAGGAATAAATATGAATATATTAAGGGATAAGATATTAGCATTAATTTAAAAGATATTTATGTTTTAAGATTACATCACAGACCAGAAAGGGACAAAAGAGTTACAACACATGTAGCTCTTGTTGCTAGAGCATTTGGGGCTAAAGGAATATTTATTCATGGAGAGGATATGAATCTGCTAAAGACCATAGAAAAAGTAAAAGCTAATTGGGGCGGAAAATATTTTTCAATGGAGTTTATCAAAAATCCAAAAAAAGTAGTTAGAGATTGGAGAAATAATGGAGGCATTGTAGTTCATTTAACAATGTATGGAGTTCCAATAGATAATGTAATAGAAAAAATAGTAAATAAAAATACAAAAATACTAGTTGTTGTAGGATCAGAAAAAGTAGAAGGCTGGTATTATTATAATTCAGATTATAATGTTGCTATAGGTAATCAGCCTCATTCTGAAGTAGCTGCACTAGCTATTTTTTTGGATAGAATATATAAGGGTGGAGAACTAAATATACAATTTAGTGATGCAAAATTATCTATTATACCCCAAGAAAGGGGGAAGAAGGTGAGGAAAAATGAGCAGTAGGGCAGAAGAATTGATACTTAGTTTGGCAAAGGATCTGGTTGGTGAAGATGCGACAGAATTATTAAAGTTTCTCTTAAGGAAGAGAGTTGAAATGACAGATGATGATATAGCGAAAGAACTTAACGTAAAAGTGAATGAAATTAGGAAAAAGTTATATTTACTTTCTGAGCAAGGTTTTATAACCTATCGTAAAACAAGAGATAAAGAAACGGGTTTATTTATATATTACTGGAAAGTAAATCTAGATCAGATAAACGAATTATTACTTAATAGAAAAAGATTAGTACTAGAAAAATTAAAAGCAAGATATGAGCAAGAAAAAGATTCTTTATATTATTATTGTCCTCAAGATAATATTCAATATAATTTTGATGAAGCATTAGAAAATGAATTCAAATGTCCAAAATGTGGATCACCACTAGAGTATTACGACTCAGAAAAGACTAAAAAATTCTTAGAGTATAAGATAAAACAAATTGAAAACGAAATAGAAAGAGAGACACGGCATGGCTCCAATAGTCGTTGACCTTTTTTCTGGAGCTGGAGGGTTTTCTTTAGGATTTAAAAGAGTAGGCTTTGATATTAAATTTGCAATAGATATTAACCATGCTGCAACAAGAACTTATGCGACAAATTTTCCAAATACATTAGTTATAGAAGATGATATACGGAATATTACAGGAAGAGACATAGAATATTTAATAGGTAGAAAAGTCGATATCGTAATAGGGAGTCCTCCCTGTGAACCATACACTGGGGCAAATCCATTAAGAATGAAAGAACCTTTAGATAGACTTTACCTAGATGAAGATGGACAATTAACACTTGAATATATAAGAATTGTGGGTGAACTTAGACCAAAGATATTTGTTATGGAAAATGTACCATCCATTATAGGTACTGAATCCCTTAAATCTGCTATAGAATATGAATTTTATAAAATAGGTTATAAGATATTCTTTAATTTTTTAAATGCAGAAGACTATGGTAATCCGTCAAAACGAACGAGAGTATTTATTTCCAACATAGAAATAAATCCGCAAAAAACTAAGGAAAAAAAGACAGTTTGGAATGCAATAAAGGATTTAGAAGGAAGAACAGATGTTCCAAACAATGAAATTTCAGAGTTAAACGAGGATAAAATAAAGGAAATATCTAAATTAGATTACGGAGATTATCTGACCATGTTTAGAGGCAGTAATGGTAGGAATATACCCTTATATGTTAGACTTAATCCTTATGATATAGCTCCAACAGTGTTAGGAAATTCAAGATTCATTCATCCTTTCGAAAATCGATTCTTAACAGTCAGAGAACAAGCTAGATTAATGAGTTATCCAGACGATCATATTTTTCTAGGTAGTAGAGATGAGCAATATAATCAGGTAGGAGAAGCAGTTCCAGTAGTCTTATCTACCGCTATTGCGCGAGAAATAATGGGAAAAGTATATGGAATTGTTTATAGTACTACATAACATAAGTAGTACTCAAAGAATTATTGATTTCGCAAAATTAATTTTTAATTTAAATATAAATCACTTTATAGTAACAAAAGTAGGTGGAGTAGCGGCACAAGCTGGTGTGCCAGAAGTAAGTAAACTTGCTTATAAAAATAACAAATCTTTTATAATACTACCAGATCTGAAAGATGCAATAGAAATTTTTAAGCCAGAAGTAGTTTATCTTTTTACACAAACAGCAGAAAAAACATTTACAAAAAATTTACTTAAAGATAAAAGTAGAGTAATGCTTGTCTTTCCTGGAAGTGAAAGTGGATTCAATAAATTAGAATTAAATTTAGGCGAACCAGTTAAAATAGAAGGGTTAAGTAACGAAATATCACCAGTTGCTCTTGTGGGTATAGTGGCATACTGTTTAATTAATGAAGGGAAATTTTTGGATAAACAATAGTTGAAGAAACTTTTATAAGTCAAAATATATAATAAGTTGTACAAGGGCCCGTCGTCTAGCCTGGTTAGGACGCCGCCCTTACAAGGCGGAGGTCCTGGGTTCAAGTCCCAGCGGGCCCATATTTTACTATAATCACTTTCTTTCAATTTTATGTAGGTTTCCATAACCTTATCTAAAAGACCTATGTAGGTTTCCATTGTCTTACTCTTTATCGTTTACAACTTATAGATATAATATCAACCTTTCTTCTCAAGTGAAATATTGTTGCCAAAACGCATTTAAAAACTTTGACAACCCGTTAATTTTTTGCCGTAAAAATGCATCAAGTTGAAAGAAAATATCAAAGAATCAATATTAGTAATAATTATGTGATATATGAGAGTATAAAGGAAAAACTTGATCGTAGTTTAACAAATAATAATATCTATAAAACATTCTTAACATTAAATAGAAAGTATAACCCTTTAAAGTCTCAGAAGTATAAGAAACAAAAGAAATTGATTAATTACTGAGGAAACTTCCCATACTCCTTTAACGTATAATATGAATAACAAAGTAAAGGAATAAACAGTTTAATTTAACTAATTCATCATAAGACTTAGTTTAGATAGCCAATTCACTAAATATTAAAAAATCAACAAAAATAAAGTCCCGCCGCGGGGACTTGAACCCCGGACCACCCGGTCACCGCGTGCCCTCCTTCCCTACAGCCGGGCGCTCTACACCGGGCTGAGCTACGGCGGGACTACCATCAATATTTCAATACATCTTTACTAATAAACTTTACCATAATAATTCGCGCTTTCTCATTGTTATTTTTAAATCCCTTGCTTATTCAAGTATGACTAATTTATAACAAATAGCTAAGGAATAAAGATGGGCCCGCGGGGACTTGAACCCCGGACCACCCGGTCTCTCAAGAGAAGGATCTTTATGAGCCGGGCGCTCTACCTGGCTAAGCTACGGGCCCAATAAACAAATATGCTAAAATGATTTAAAAGAGTTACGCTAAGTAAAAAATGGTTAAGTGCCATATCTCCATTGTTTCATGTATTCTATTTGTTCTTGCGTCATTGACTCTATTTCTATCCCCATTCCCTTTAATTTTAATTTAGCTACCGTTTCATCTATCTCTTGTGGAACATTATATACTTTATTCTCTAACTTCCCTCTATTTTCATAAATATACTTTACCGATAAAGCTTGATTTGAAAAGCTTAAATCCATAACCTCACTAGGATGTCCCTCAGCTGCAGCTAAATTAACTAATCTGCCTTCAGCTAATAGATAAATCCTTTTTCCATTAGGTAATTCATATTCTTCTAAGTTTGGTCTTATTAATCTAGATGATTTTGCGATTTCTTTTAGTCCTTTTACATCTATCTCTACATTAAAATGTCCAGAATTTGCTAAAATCGCACCATCTTTCATTTTTAAAATGTGTTCTTTTCTTATTACATTTATATTACCAGTAGCAGTGATAAAAATCTCCCCCAATTCTGCAGCTTTACTCATTGACATTACATCAAAACCGTCCATAACTGCTTCTAATGCTCTTAAAGGAGATACTTCGACTACTATAACCCTAGCACCCATACCTCTAAGCCTTTGAGCTATTCCTCTTCCTACCCATCCGTATCCAGCTACCACAGCTACTTTACCAGCAATTAGTATATTTGTTGCTCTAAGTATTCCATCTACTGTACTCTGTCCAGTACCTATTCTATTATCAAATAAGTATTTTGTAAAAGCATTATTTACAGCAATTACTGGATATCTTAGAACTCTTTGTTCTTCCATAGCCTTTAATCTTATTACTCCAGTAGTTGTTTCTTCTGTACCCCCAAATAGTTTTAACTGTGGCATATTTTCGTGAACATACGCATGAAGATCTCCTCCATCATCCATTATTATTTGAGGTTCATATTTTAGAATTTCTTTAATATTATCGTAATAATCTTTTTCACTTTCACCTCTCCATGCAAATACACGAATTCCTTCCTCAACTAGTGCAGCTGCAACATCATCTTGAGTAGATAATGGATTACTGCCAGCTAATGCAACTGTAGCTCCTCCTATTTTTAGAGTCTTAACTAATGCGGCAGTTTCCTTAGTTACGTGAAGGACAGCACTAATTCTTAATCCTTGAAGAGGTTTTTCTTTCTCGAATTGCTTCCTTATCTCCATTAATGCTGGCATATGTATTTCTGCCCATTCTATTTCTTTTTTACCTTGTTCAGCTAAACTAAGATCTTTAACCTTATAGTCCATAGGGTGTAAAAAGAAAATAATTAAAAAAGTTTAACTTATGCTCCTATTGCCCTAGCAACTCTTACTGATATAAGTGTAGCTATCGCACCAACCATGGTCGTAAACGGAAAAGACGTTAGAATATCGAAACCTATTTTATCCCAATTTACTATACCACCATACATAAAGGGTCTTAGAAATCCTTTCCACAGTAGAGGATCTGGCAAACTCCACAAGAAGCCTACTAAAGCACATTGAAGTGCAGCATATTTCCTTCAAAAGGTCTTCACTTAGTTATTATAATAATCAAGTCGATGAACAAACCATATGTTAAACCTTCATAAATAAAGAATAGCAGTTGACCCGACCAGCCATAATGCACAGCATCTGTCAAAACGTCAAATACTACTAATGATAACATTCCAGCTCCAAACTTTACTTATAATCACGACTACTATAATTAGGTATTCTTCCCCCAAACGCTAAATCAATATATCTTATTGCTATTACTCTATCTAAAAAACTCCCATAGTGTAGCAATAGCTGCACTTATCCCAATATATACATAATCTAGAGTAGTAAATTTTTTGATTATATATTTTCTTTTTCTTGCAATCAAATACAATAGTGTTGGCGCTGTTACAAAATATATTAATACTATTACCTAGGGTATTTCCCTTGAAATATTCGCATTCCCTTCGATATGATTAAATACTATATGTAACTCTTTTTTTTTAAATATTTTTTCTATTTACTATATATATATTACTTTAGAATATATTTATATCTATGTTGCTAAGATTGATATTTTTATAGATTGCAAATAAATATTAGTGGGAGTTACGCATTAAGATTTAGTTATATGAAAAGAGTCATCATAGGTAGCTTACTATTAACAATATCACAATGGTATGCATTTTTCTTATTTTCTCAATTTTCATTTATAGTATTTAGTGAATTTATAGGGTTGTCAATATTTATAATGGGTTTTATAAGTAGAGCCTTAGGCAGTATTTTATTTGGATATATAGGGGATAAAATTAGCAGAAGAACAGCACTATTGCTAACTGGAATTACGTTAATCATATCTTCCTTAATTGTTTTAATACCAAATATATTTATTATTTTTATTTCTAGGATTTTACAAGGTTTAAGTCTAGGAGGTGAATGGGGAGGAGCTAGCACTGTAATAATAGAAACTTATTCAAGTCATAGACTTAGAGGAACTATTGCGAGTATAATTCAATTATCCGTACCTATAGCCATAATACTTTCATCTTCTACACTTCTTCTAATTTTCTTATACTCAATTCCTTGGAGAGAATCTTTCTTAATTATAACTATTTTAACTCTAATAGCATTACCTTTAATCAGAGGTGTAAATAAGGAAAAATTGCTCAGTAGTAAAATTCCATTATTTGAGGCAATAATGAATGATTGGAAAAATATACTAAAAACTA from Sulfolobus sp. S-194 encodes the following:
- a CDS encoding transcription factor: MSSRAEELILSLAKDLVGEDATELLKFLLRKRVEMTDDDIAKELNVKVNEIRKKLYLLSEQGFITYRKTRDKETGLFIYYWKVNLDQINELLLNRKRLVLEKLKARYEQEKDSLYYYCPQDNIQYNFDEALENEFKCPKCGSPLEYYDSEKTKKFLEYKIKQIENEIERETRHGSNSR
- the ahcY gene encoding adenosylhomocysteinase, whose amino-acid sequence is MDYKVKDLSLAEQGKKEIEWAEIHMPALMEIRKQFEKEKPLQGLRISAVLHVTKETAALVKTLKIGGATVALAGSNPLSTQDDVAAALVEEGIRVFAWRGESEKDYYDNIKEILKYEPQIIMDDGGDLHAYVHENMPQLKLFGGTEETTTGVIRLKAMEEQRVLRYPVIAVNNAFTKYLFDNRIGTGQSTVDGILRATNILIAGKVAVVAGYGWVGRGIAQRLRGMGARVIVVEVSPLRALEAVMDGFDVMSMSKAAELGEIFITATGNINVIRKEHILKMKDGAILANSGHFNVEIDVKGLKEIAKSSRLIRPNLEEYELPNGKRIYLLAEGRLVNLAAAEGHPSEVMDLSFSNQALSVKYIYENRGKLENKVYNVPQEIDETVAKLKLKGMGIEIESMTQEQIEYMKQWRYGT
- a CDS encoding RecB-family nuclease, with product MELFIVLHNISSTQRIIDFAKLIFNLNINHFIVTKVGGVAAQAGVPEVSKLAYKNNKSFIILPDLKDAIEIFKPEVVYLFTQTAEKTFTKNLLKDKSRVMLVFPGSESGFNKLELNLGEPVKIEGLSNEISPVALVGIVAYCLINEGKFLDKQ
- a CDS encoding MFS transporter, with amino-acid sequence MKRVIIGSLLLTISQWYAFFLFSQFSFIVFSEFIGLSIFIMGFISRALGSILFGYIGDKISRRTALLLTGITLIISSLIVLIPNIFIIFISRILQGLSLGGEWGGASTVIIETYSSHRLRGTIASIIQLSVPIAIILSSSTLLLIFLYSIPWRESFLIITILTLIALPLIRGVNKEKLLSSKIPLFEAIMNDWKNILKTISIKVSESANFYVFSTYIFSLYSNLKELPIIVLEAIIFQLFTMPLFGFLSDIIGRRLVVIIGLIIMSIGSYLLTLKIIYYGEIVMSISDSALYAPQSSIFTETFNKKYRFTASNFSYQTASIIGGALAPLLISDYSNLFIFIMLSYIAITCIGIHFIEETKGKGIV
- a CDS encoding DNA cytosine methyltransferase → MAPIVVDLFSGAGGFSLGFKRVGFDIKFAIDINHAATRTYATNFPNTLVIEDDIRNITGRDIEYLIGRKVDIVIGSPPCEPYTGANPLRMKEPLDRLYLDEDGQLTLEYIRIVGELRPKIFVMENVPSIIGTESLKSAIEYEFYKIGYKIFFNFLNAEDYGNPSKRTRVFISNIEINPQKTKEKKTVWNAIKDLEGRTDVPNNEISELNEDKIKEISKLDYGDYLTMFRGSNGRNIPLYVRLNPYDIAPTVLGNSRFIHPFENRFLTVREQARLMSYPDDHIFLGSRDEQYNQVGEAVPVVLSTAIAREIMGKVYGIVYSTT